A genome region from Schaalia sp. 19OD2882 includes the following:
- the aspS gene encoding aspartate--tRNA ligase, with product MLRTHEIGSLGLDTVGQSVTLTGWVDRRRDHGGVAFVDLRDAGGIVQVVVRDESVAHELRSEFVLQVTGEVCARPEGNENVNLATGAVEVMGDDITVLNTCAPLPFQISSHAEDAGNVGEETRLRHRYLDLRREKAQKAMRLRSEVSRAARDTLYTHSFVEVETPTLTRSTPEGARDFIVPARLSPGCWYALPQSPQLFKQLLMVGGMERYFQIARCYRDEDFRADRQPEFTQLDIEMSFVEQDDVIAVAEDVLKNVWALIGVDLPTPLPRITFKDAMEKYGSDKPDLRFGLELVDLTEYFADTPFRVFQAPYVGAVVMPGGGSQPRRTFDKWQEWAKARGAKGLAYVTIGEDGTLGGPVAKNITEVEREGLAAATGAEPGDCIFFGAGAPTPARELLGAARLEIGKRCGLIDEDAWAFTWVVDAPLFKPAGEAVAEGDVALGNSAWTAVHHAFTSPKPEWLDRFDEDPGNALAYAYDIVCNGNEIGGGSIRIHRADVQERVFKVMGIDEEAAQEKFGFLLGAFKYGAPPHGGIAFGWDRIVALLTKADSIRDVIAFPKSGGGFDPLTEAPAPIAPEQRKEAGVDATPKKRGEEAATQDL from the coding sequence GTGCTGCGTACACATGAGATCGGGTCCTTGGGACTCGACACTGTCGGACAGAGCGTCACCCTGACCGGATGGGTGGATCGTCGACGGGACCACGGAGGGGTGGCCTTCGTGGACCTGCGCGACGCCGGCGGCATCGTCCAGGTCGTCGTCCGGGACGAGTCCGTGGCCCACGAGCTGCGCAGCGAATTCGTCCTCCAGGTCACCGGTGAGGTCTGCGCCCGCCCCGAGGGCAACGAGAACGTCAACCTGGCGACCGGTGCCGTGGAGGTCATGGGTGATGACATCACCGTCCTCAACACCTGCGCGCCCCTGCCCTTCCAGATCTCCAGCCACGCCGAGGACGCCGGCAACGTCGGTGAGGAGACGCGTCTTCGTCACCGCTACCTGGACCTTCGCCGGGAAAAGGCCCAGAAGGCCATGCGCTTGCGCTCCGAGGTCTCCCGGGCGGCCCGCGACACCCTGTACACGCACTCCTTCGTGGAGGTCGAGACCCCGACTCTGACCCGTTCCACCCCCGAAGGCGCCCGCGACTTCATCGTCCCGGCACGCCTGTCGCCCGGATGCTGGTACGCGCTGCCGCAGTCGCCGCAGCTCTTCAAGCAGCTGCTCATGGTCGGCGGCATGGAACGCTACTTCCAGATCGCCCGCTGCTACCGTGACGAGGACTTCCGCGCCGACCGTCAGCCGGAGTTCACCCAGCTGGACATCGAGATGAGCTTCGTCGAACAGGACGATGTCATCGCGGTGGCCGAGGACGTGCTGAAGAACGTGTGGGCTCTCATCGGCGTTGACCTGCCCACCCCGCTTCCACGCATCACCTTCAAGGATGCGATGGAGAAGTACGGCTCCGACAAGCCGGACCTGCGTTTCGGTCTGGAGCTGGTGGATCTCACCGAGTACTTCGCCGACACGCCCTTCCGCGTCTTCCAGGCCCCGTACGTGGGCGCGGTGGTCATGCCCGGGGGCGGTTCGCAGCCGCGCCGCACCTTCGACAAGTGGCAGGAGTGGGCCAAGGCGCGCGGCGCCAAGGGCTTGGCCTACGTCACCATCGGCGAGGACGGGACGCTGGGTGGGCCCGTGGCCAAGAACATCACCGAGGTCGAGCGTGAGGGTCTGGCGGCGGCCACCGGTGCCGAGCCCGGCGACTGCATCTTCTTCGGAGCCGGTGCCCCCACCCCCGCCCGCGAGCTCCTGGGCGCTGCCCGACTGGAGATCGGCAAGCGCTGCGGACTCATCGACGAGGACGCATGGGCTTTCACCTGGGTGGTCGACGCGCCCCTGTTCAAGCCTGCGGGCGAGGCCGTGGCAGAGGGGGACGTGGCGCTGGGCAACTCAGCGTGGACGGCCGTGCACCACGCCTTCACCTCACCCAAGCCGGAGTGGCTGGACCGCTTCGACGAGGATCCTGGCAACGCGCTGGCCTACGCCTACGACATCGTGTGCAACGGCAATGAGATCGGTGGCGGCTCGATCCGTATCCACCGCGCCGATGTGCAGGAACGGGTCTTCAAGGTCATGGGCATCGACGAGGAGGCCGCCCAGGAGAAGTTCGGCTTCCTGTTGGGTGCCTTCAAGTACGGAGCCCCGCCGCACGGCGGCATCGCCTTCGGCTGGGACCGCATTGTCGCCCTGCTCACCAAGGCCGACTCGATCCGCGACGTCATCGCCTTCCCGAAGTCAGGCGGCGGTTTCGACCCCTTGACCGAGGCTCCGGCGCCCATCGCCCCGGAGCAGCGCAAGGAGGCCGGTGTGGACGCCACACCGAAGAAGCGCGGTGAGGAGGCTGCCACGCAGGACCTGTGA
- a CDS encoding PadR family transcriptional regulator, with the protein MGTSLTPNSFWILTVLAKGRRHGYDIIREVAHLSRGSATLKTTSLYAALERLEAEGLVARDGEEIVDGRARRYYRLTDDGGDVLDAETRALESRVAIARARLDALKRLRGALPRRKNALPRSGLAG; encoded by the coding sequence ATGGGCACTTCACTGACGCCGAACTCCTTCTGGATCCTCACCGTCCTGGCCAAGGGCCGACGGCACGGCTACGACATCATCCGCGAAGTGGCCCACCTGTCCCGGGGCAGCGCCACCCTGAAGACGACCTCCCTGTACGCAGCACTGGAACGCCTCGAAGCAGAGGGCCTGGTTGCCCGAGACGGTGAGGAGATCGTCGACGGTCGTGCCCGCCGCTACTACCGCCTCACCGACGACGGCGGCGACGTCCTCGACGCAGAGACACGAGCCCTGGAGTCCAGAGTCGCCATCGCGCGCGCCCGCCTGGACGCGCTGAAGAGACTGCGCGGTGCCCTTCCACGTCGGAAAAACGCATTGCCCCGTTCCGGCTTGGCCGGATGA
- a CDS encoding TIM-barrel domain-containing protein, with the protein MSLPEHFRPRPAGLPQAHMVLSGPTWRVQVLTERLMRIEWSPSGRFVDGPTQMVVDRGFPAPAGVVVERAGAGAQVRTRHMTLDYDGQEFSSRGLVATVLRSAGWEGMWRWGEHTDSEWIHLRNLRGTARTLDNVDGRVALDDGIMDGRGITALEDPTMILTQDGWLEAREEGAKDVYVFAHGHDFRGAMADFYRLTGAQPVLPRHALGNWWSRFHRYTQEEYLQVLEAFKARNVPLSVAVIDMDWHITDVPEGQGSGWTGFTWNRELFPDPAALADEIHARGLALSLNLHPADGIRPFEDAHERVSRRLGLDPAQGRPVPFDAADPEFLQVYLEEVLHPLEDRGVDFWWIDWQQGTHTRLPGLDPLWVLNHLHVLDNAHRRGGRGLTLSRYAGPGSHRYPVGFSGDTIITWDSLDFQAEFTATASNIGYGWWSHDIGGHMGGTRDGELSTRWVQLGVFSPILRLHSTTNPFTAKEPWRFGEREQHVQEDFLRLRHRLVPYLHSEQLWGHESLQPLVQPMYWEDPTHHQAWEVPNQFMFGRLLTVAPVTTPASSVTDMARMDAWLPEGCWTDLLTGLSYEGGRRIAFQRPLEEVPVLARAGAVLPLAGIASPSQALHRGECGRLSVDLPEAVEVVVVAGADGHYILVEDDGGEGGAQVRTRITWSEAERELTIHEPEGQAELIPAGRRWAVRVLGVRGPEPLSPCAAESAVGDASVQARWEASTGALCAMIPPSMVGAPVRIETDSALPEAASIPGRVRRMLERARADVGRKEEVLHLVSRQSPLVALGQIVCSDIPEDLRIALVEILTATPTPSA; encoded by the coding sequence GTGAGCCTGCCCGAACACTTCCGTCCTCGCCCCGCAGGTCTCCCGCAGGCCCACATGGTTCTTTCCGGGCCGACCTGGCGCGTGCAGGTCCTGACCGAACGCCTCATGCGCATCGAGTGGTCGCCCTCGGGCCGATTCGTCGACGGGCCCACGCAGATGGTGGTGGACAGGGGCTTCCCGGCGCCCGCCGGTGTCGTCGTGGAACGCGCGGGAGCCGGTGCCCAGGTGCGCACCCGACACATGACCCTGGACTACGACGGGCAGGAGTTCTCCTCACGCGGCCTGGTGGCCACAGTGCTGCGATCGGCCGGCTGGGAAGGCATGTGGAGGTGGGGGGAACACACCGACTCCGAATGGATCCACCTGCGCAACCTCCGGGGAACTGCACGCACCCTGGACAATGTCGACGGGCGGGTCGCCCTCGACGACGGGATCATGGACGGCCGTGGGATCACCGCTCTTGAGGACCCGACCATGATCCTCACCCAGGACGGGTGGCTGGAGGCGCGCGAAGAAGGCGCCAAGGACGTCTACGTGTTCGCCCACGGCCACGACTTCCGCGGCGCCATGGCCGACTTCTACCGGCTGACCGGCGCCCAACCCGTTTTGCCCCGACATGCGCTCGGCAACTGGTGGAGCCGCTTCCACCGCTACACGCAGGAGGAGTACCTGCAGGTCCTGGAGGCTTTCAAGGCTCGGAACGTCCCCCTGTCGGTCGCCGTCATCGACATGGACTGGCACATCACCGACGTGCCCGAAGGGCAGGGCTCCGGATGGACCGGATTCACATGGAACCGGGAGCTCTTCCCCGATCCGGCAGCCCTGGCCGACGAGATCCACGCCCGGGGACTGGCCCTGTCCCTCAACCTGCATCCCGCCGACGGCATCCGTCCCTTCGAAGACGCCCACGAGCGAGTCTCACGGCGTCTGGGTCTGGACCCCGCCCAAGGCAGACCCGTGCCCTTCGACGCCGCCGACCCGGAGTTCCTCCAGGTCTATCTGGAAGAGGTCCTGCACCCCCTGGAGGACCGGGGCGTCGACTTCTGGTGGATCGACTGGCAGCAGGGAACCCACACCCGCCTCCCCGGCCTGGACCCCCTGTGGGTCCTCAACCACCTGCACGTCCTCGACAACGCTCATCGCCGTGGTGGACGTGGACTCACCCTGTCGCGTTACGCGGGCCCCGGATCCCACCGTTATCCGGTGGGCTTTTCCGGGGACACGATCATCACGTGGGACTCACTGGACTTCCAGGCCGAGTTCACCGCCACCGCCTCGAACATCGGCTACGGCTGGTGGAGTCACGACATCGGCGGACACATGGGTGGTACGCGCGACGGGGAGCTGTCCACCCGCTGGGTGCAGCTCGGAGTGTTCAGCCCCATTTTGCGCCTGCACTCGACGACCAACCCCTTCACCGCCAAGGAACCGTGGCGCTTCGGGGAGCGTGAACAGCACGTGCAGGAGGACTTCCTGCGTCTGCGGCACCGCTTGGTGCCCTACCTGCACAGCGAGCAGTTGTGGGGCCACGAGTCGCTGCAGCCGCTGGTCCAGCCCATGTACTGGGAGGACCCGACTCACCACCAAGCCTGGGAGGTGCCGAACCAGTTCATGTTCGGCCGCCTGCTCACCGTCGCCCCGGTGACCACCCCCGCGTCCTCGGTCACGGACATGGCGCGAATGGACGCCTGGCTGCCCGAGGGGTGCTGGACCGACCTGCTCACCGGCCTGTCATACGAGGGTGGGCGCCGCATCGCCTTCCAGCGCCCTCTGGAGGAGGTGCCGGTTCTGGCCCGTGCCGGAGCCGTCCTGCCCCTGGCAGGGATTGCTTCGCCCTCCCAGGCGCTGCACCGAGGGGAGTGCGGTCGGCTCTCGGTCGACCTTCCCGAAGCCGTCGAGGTCGTGGTCGTTGCCGGGGCCGATGGGCACTACATCCTCGTCGAGGACGACGGGGGCGAGGGCGGAGCGCAGGTGCGCACACGCATCACCTGGTCCGAAGCCGAGCGGGAACTCACCATCCACGAACCAGAGGGACAGGCGGAACTGATCCCGGCCGGACGCCGCTGGGCAGTGCGGGTCCTCGGAGTCCGCGGGCCCGAGCCGTTGTCGCCCTGCGCCGCTGAATCCGCGGTCGGCGACGCCTCGGTTCAGGCCCGGTGGGAGGCTTCGACCGGCGCCCTGTGTGCGATGATCCCGCCCTCGATGGTGGGTGCGCCGGTGCGCATCGAGACGGACTCGGCGCTTCCCGAAGCGGCGAGCATTCCCGGTCGGGTGCGTCGAATGCTGGAACGGGCACGCGCGGACGTGGGGCGCAAGGAGGAGGTGCTCCACCTCGTGTCCCGACAGAGTCCGCTGGTGGCCCTGGGGCAGATCGTCTGCTCCGACATCCCCGAGGACCTGCGCATCGCCCTGGTCGAAATCCTCACCGCAACCCCCACCCCCTCTGCGTGA
- a CDS encoding L-threonylcarbamoyladenylate synthase, translated as MSYVEMHPENPQARFVKKAVDVLREGGTIALPTDSGYAIACLLGNKEGMDVIREIRRLDDKHNFSLLCHSFAQFGELVIVGNSEFRTIKALTPGAYTFILKGTKDVPRMTLNKKKHTVGVRLPDHVITQAVLAELGEPLLCSTLIMPGESEPLSDGFEVDERIGRMVGLVLVGPVGSTDPTTVVDFTSGAPEVVRKGAGDTSLFD; from the coding sequence ATGTCCTACGTCGAGATGCACCCTGAAAACCCGCAGGCACGATTCGTCAAGAAGGCGGTGGACGTCCTGCGCGAGGGCGGAACCATCGCCCTGCCCACCGATTCCGGCTACGCAATTGCGTGCCTGCTCGGCAACAAGGAAGGCATGGACGTCATCCGCGAGATCCGCCGCCTGGACGACAAGCACAACTTCTCGCTGCTGTGCCACTCCTTCGCCCAATTCGGGGAACTGGTCATCGTCGGCAACTCCGAGTTCCGCACGATCAAGGCCCTGACCCCCGGCGCGTACACCTTCATCCTCAAAGGAACCAAGGACGTGCCTCGGATGACCCTCAACAAGAAGAAGCACACCGTGGGTGTGCGTCTGCCCGACCACGTCATCACCCAGGCGGTCCTGGCTGAACTCGGTGAACCTCTGCTGTGCTCGACCCTCATCATGCCGGGGGAGAGCGAACCGCTCAGTGACGGTTTCGAGGTTGACGAGAGGATCGGCCGCATGGTCGGCCTCGTCCTCGTCGGCCCCGTGGGAAGCACCGACCCGACCACCGTCGTCGACTTCACCTCCGGGGCGCCGGAGGTGGTTCGCAAGGGGGCGGGGGACACCTCCCTCTTCGATTGA
- a CDS encoding L,D-transpeptidase, which translates to MNPTTKVLTLCLVGALVAGGATAAVRANRYADRALEGTTVAGVDVSGMTLDEAAAAIQSRVDTTTLSVEVGQSSAEYTLADLGVQVDAKASAENALAANADLLTRVLPHQAHSVDLVAERDQSAQSGVLETLVRSAGAPVVDAAVKRSADGATYVVSPASEGVAVSTEGFAQAVDQALTTLRPSSVSLSVEHTTPRVTTEQANAVAAKANALLAPEVKLTDGVDNFVASAADKAAWVSIPQSGGVLGEPAVDATKVREWVDKVAASTNEEARPGQKSINSRGEVVGVQYAGGKSLRASNQAEVAKGVLQAVQGGAAYAGDFDYQQVDPELVTVNVPDWNKDDVYSPAAGQRWIDVDLTQNTVSAYEGRVLVQGPVYMVPGAPGTETITGTYAVYLKYDAQTMRGENLDGSKYETPDVPWVMYFTGGYALHGAYWRSEFGWSGYGGSHGCVNMPVEQAKWFYDWAGLGTPVISHY; encoded by the coding sequence ATGAATCCCACGACCAAGGTCCTCACGCTCTGCCTCGTCGGAGCGCTCGTCGCCGGCGGCGCGACCGCAGCCGTGCGTGCGAACCGCTATGCCGACCGCGCCCTTGAAGGAACCACCGTCGCCGGAGTGGACGTTTCCGGCATGACGCTGGACGAGGCGGCTGCCGCCATCCAGTCCCGTGTGGACACCACGACCCTTTCGGTCGAAGTCGGCCAGTCCAGCGCCGAGTACACCCTCGCCGACCTGGGGGTGCAGGTCGATGCGAAGGCCAGTGCCGAAAACGCGCTCGCCGCCAACGCTGATCTGCTCACACGAGTCCTGCCCCACCAGGCGCACTCGGTCGATCTCGTGGCGGAGCGCGACCAGAGCGCGCAGTCGGGCGTCCTGGAGACCTTGGTGCGCAGCGCCGGAGCCCCTGTGGTCGACGCCGCGGTCAAACGCTCCGCCGACGGCGCCACGTACGTGGTCTCGCCCGCCTCCGAAGGGGTTGCGGTCTCGACGGAGGGTTTCGCCCAGGCGGTCGACCAGGCCCTGACCACCTTGCGCCCCTCCTCGGTGTCACTGTCCGTCGAACACACGACGCCGCGGGTGACCACCGAGCAGGCGAATGCGGTGGCTGCCAAGGCCAATGCGCTGCTCGCGCCGGAGGTCAAACTCACGGACGGAGTCGACAACTTCGTGGCCAGTGCGGCCGACAAGGCCGCTTGGGTGTCCATCCCGCAGTCCGGCGGCGTGCTGGGCGAGCCTGCCGTCGATGCCACCAAGGTGCGCGAGTGGGTGGACAAGGTCGCAGCCTCCACCAACGAGGAGGCGCGCCCCGGCCAGAAGAGCATCAACTCCCGCGGCGAGGTCGTCGGCGTCCAGTACGCCGGAGGCAAGAGCCTTCGCGCCAGCAACCAGGCCGAGGTCGCCAAGGGAGTGCTCCAGGCGGTCCAGGGCGGAGCCGCCTACGCCGGAGACTTCGACTACCAGCAGGTCGACCCGGAACTGGTGACGGTCAACGTCCCGGACTGGAACAAGGACGACGTCTACTCCCCGGCCGCAGGCCAGCGGTGGATCGACGTGGATCTCACCCAGAACACGGTCTCGGCATATGAGGGGCGCGTCCTGGTCCAGGGGCCGGTCTACATGGTGCCGGGCGCTCCGGGCACGGAGACGATCACCGGCACCTACGCCGTGTACCTCAAGTACGACGCCCAGACCATGCGCGGCGAGAACCTCGACGGATCCAAGTACGAGACCCCCGATGTCCCGTGGGTCATGTACTTCACCGGTGGCTACGCCCTGCACGGCGCCTACTGGCGCTCCGAGTTCGGGTGGTCCGGATACGGCGGCTCACACGGGTGCGTGAACATGCCGGTCGAGCAGGCCAAGTGGTTCTACGACTGGGCCGGCCTCGGCACACCCGTCATCAGCCACTACTGA
- a CDS encoding replication-associated recombination protein A encodes MDLFETQGLEDVGVPAYDPAAPLAVRMRPRTVDEVLGQSHLLGEGAPLRRLLEPAVAGRPAVSSVILWGPPGTGKTTFAYLVARSSGRHFAELSAVSAGVKDVREVVASAKRRTVASGEDTILFVDEVHRFSKSQQDALLPAVENRWVTLVAATTENPSFSVISPLLSRSLLLTLKPLGDKDVEELVQRALADERGLDGRWTMDEDARAALVRLAGSDARKSLTLLEAAAGAAADAGSEAIDVAHVEAAANHALVRWDRDQHYDVASAFIKSMRGSDVDAAVHYLARMVEAGEDPRFIARRVMICAAEDVGMAAPEVLATTVAAAQAVAMIGMPEARIVLAEAVIAVATAPKSNRALVAIDTALADLRAGKGGPVPAHLCDAHYAGAQALGRGQGYVYAHEAPHHVAAQQYLPDDLVGTRYYEPTDNGTEAMLTKRLQVLRALLDLR; translated from the coding sequence GTGGACCTCTTCGAGACCCAAGGGCTGGAGGACGTCGGCGTTCCCGCCTACGACCCGGCCGCGCCACTTGCGGTCCGCATGCGTCCCAGGACTGTGGACGAGGTCCTCGGCCAGTCCCACCTCTTGGGAGAGGGCGCTCCTTTGCGTCGCCTCCTCGAACCGGCCGTCGCCGGACGCCCTGCGGTGTCCTCGGTCATCTTGTGGGGGCCACCGGGAACAGGAAAGACGACCTTCGCCTACCTGGTGGCGAGGTCCTCCGGGCGGCACTTCGCGGAACTGTCCGCCGTCAGCGCCGGGGTCAAGGACGTTCGCGAGGTCGTGGCCTCGGCCAAACGGCGCACTGTGGCATCGGGAGAGGACACCATCCTTTTCGTCGACGAGGTCCACCGCTTCTCCAAGTCCCAGCAGGACGCACTGCTGCCGGCGGTCGAGAACCGGTGGGTGACCTTGGTGGCCGCCACGACGGAGAACCCGTCCTTCTCCGTCATCTCGCCTCTGCTGTCACGCTCACTCCTGCTGACCCTCAAACCCTTGGGTGACAAGGATGTCGAGGAGCTCGTGCAGCGTGCCCTGGCCGACGAACGCGGACTCGACGGACGTTGGACGATGGACGAGGACGCCCGCGCCGCCCTCGTCCGACTTGCCGGATCCGACGCCCGCAAGTCCTTGACCCTGCTCGAGGCCGCCGCCGGGGCCGCAGCCGACGCCGGATCGGAGGCCATCGACGTCGCCCATGTCGAAGCCGCGGCCAACCACGCGTTGGTGCGGTGGGACAGGGACCAGCACTACGACGTGGCCTCCGCCTTCATCAAGTCGATGCGCGGGTCCGACGTGGATGCCGCCGTCCACTACCTGGCGCGGATGGTCGAGGCGGGGGAGGACCCTCGCTTCATCGCCAGACGCGTGATGATCTGCGCGGCCGAGGACGTGGGCATGGCCGCCCCGGAGGTCCTGGCGACAACCGTTGCTGCGGCCCAGGCCGTGGCGATGATCGGCATGCCGGAGGCGCGGATCGTCCTGGCCGAGGCCGTCATCGCCGTGGCAACGGCACCCAAGTCGAATCGCGCCCTTGTGGCCATCGACACCGCATTGGCGGACCTGAGGGCCGGCAAAGGGGGACCGGTGCCCGCCCACCTGTGCGACGCCCACTACGCGGGGGCCCAGGCCTTGGGGCGCGGACAGGGCTACGTCTACGCACACGAGGCTCCCCACCACGTGGCGGCCCAGCAGTACCTTCCGGACGACCTGGTCGGTACCCGCTACTACGAACCCACCGACAACGGGACTGAGGCAATGCTCACCAAGCGCCTCCAGGTGCTCAGGGCATTGTTGGACCTGCGTTAG
- the rpsD gene encoding 30S ribosomal protein S4, translating into MAGNRSRKQVRESRALGLALTPKAVRYFEKRPYGPGEHGRSRRRQESDYAVRLKEKQRLRAQYGIREAQMRHAFEEARRTAGLTGENLVELLEMRLDALVLRAGFARTIQQARQVVVHRHILVDGKIVDRPSFRVTPGQTIQVKPKSQTTVPFEIAAQGIHRDVLPAVPDYLDVELERLKATLVRRPKRAEVPVTCDVQMVVEHYSR; encoded by the coding sequence ATGGCAGGAAACCGTTCCCGCAAGCAGGTGCGCGAGTCGCGTGCCCTCGGCTTGGCGCTGACCCCGAAGGCCGTCCGCTACTTCGAGAAGCGCCCCTACGGCCCCGGTGAGCACGGCCGCAGCCGCCGCCGCCAGGAATCCGACTACGCGGTGCGTCTGAAGGAGAAGCAGCGTCTGCGCGCCCAGTACGGCATCCGTGAGGCCCAGATGCGCCACGCCTTCGAAGAGGCCCGCCGCACCGCCGGCCTGACCGGTGAGAACCTCGTCGAGCTGCTCGAGATGCGCTTGGACGCCTTGGTTCTGCGCGCCGGCTTCGCTCGCACGATCCAGCAGGCCCGCCAGGTCGTCGTCCACCGCCACATCCTCGTCGACGGCAAGATCGTCGACCGCCCCTCCTTCCGCGTGACCCCCGGCCAGACCATCCAGGTCAAGCCGAAGTCGCAGACCACCGTCCCCTTCGAGATCGCCGCCCAGGGCATCCACCGTGACGTCCTGCCCGCCGTCCCGGACTACCTGGACGTGGAGCTGGAGCGTCTCAAGGCCACTCTGGTGCGCCGCCCGAAGCGCGCCGAGGTTCCCGTGACCTGCGACGTGCAGATGGTCGTCGAGCACTACTCGCGCTGA